In Kordia antarctica, the following proteins share a genomic window:
- a CDS encoding vWA domain-containing protein, which translates to MKKLVTLFILLAISSQVWAQKIEVSGTVTDDTGLPLPGASVIIKGTSTGKTTDFDGNYKVNTNNGAILVFTYVGFISQEVKVTSSIINVQLKQGGTLDEVVIVGYGSVKESKSLGYAVSTVESRSATRKERRRFRREARKNTKDAQNGTNNVLNGAASGVQVTSGNGQAIQIRGRSSLQNGYATQTSITSNESYKEINENIFKRTSLAPLSTFSIDVDKAAYSNIRRMINNGQKVPVDAVKIEEMINYFEYNYTQPIDTHPFAVHTEVGVTPWNKDTKLLKIALKGKEIPLAEIPPSNFTFLIDVSGSMSAQNKLPLLKSAFKLMVNKMRPEDKVAIVVYAGAAGLVLEPTSGDNKQKIMNALDNLQAGGSTAGGQGIELAYKIAVENFIKDGNNRVIMATDGDFNVGQTSTASMEKLIEEKRKSGVFLSVLGFGMGNYKHDKLEALADKGNGNHAYIDTMQEAHKIFGKEFGGTLYTIAKDVKLQLEFNPNIVQGYRLIGYENRLLADEDFKDDTKDAGELGAGHTVTALYEIIPVGVKTEYLKSVDDLKYTKTTTSSESFTKELLTVKLRYKKPNEDKSQELKTVVENVLTSKLSSDFKFTAAVALFGMQLKDSEFHNNSSLDNVIALAKSGRGEDKSGYRAEFIRLVESSVTK; encoded by the coding sequence ATGAAAAAACTCGTTACACTATTCATACTCTTGGCGATAAGTAGTCAAGTATGGGCACAAAAAATTGAAGTTTCAGGAACTGTGACAGATGATACAGGATTGCCGTTGCCTGGCGCAAGCGTTATTATTAAAGGAACTTCTACAGGAAAAACCACAGATTTCGATGGTAACTATAAAGTAAACACCAATAATGGAGCAATCTTAGTGTTTACGTATGTTGGGTTTATTTCGCAAGAAGTTAAAGTAACTTCTTCAATAATTAATGTACAACTAAAACAAGGTGGAACTTTAGATGAAGTGGTAATAGTTGGATATGGTTCAGTCAAAGAATCTAAATCACTTGGGTACGCTGTTTCAACTGTTGAGTCAAGATCAGCAACTAGAAAAGAGCGAAGAAGATTCCGAAGAGAAGCTCGTAAAAATACAAAAGATGCTCAAAATGGAACAAATAATGTATTGAATGGAGCGGCTTCTGGAGTTCAAGTTACTTCTGGAAATGGTCAAGCAATACAAATCAGAGGAAGAAGTTCGTTACAAAATGGATATGCAACTCAAACATCAATCACAAGTAACGAATCGTACAAAGAAATTAATGAAAATATCTTCAAAAGAACTTCGCTAGCACCATTATCTACCTTTTCAATTGACGTGGACAAAGCTGCATATAGCAACATTAGAAGAATGATTAACAACGGACAAAAAGTACCTGTTGATGCAGTGAAAATTGAAGAAATGATCAATTACTTTGAATATAACTACACACAGCCAATTGATACACATCCTTTTGCAGTTCATACAGAAGTAGGCGTAACACCTTGGAATAAAGATACTAAGTTATTGAAAATTGCCTTAAAAGGGAAAGAAATTCCATTAGCGGAAATTCCACCATCAAACTTTACATTTCTAATAGATGTTTCAGGTTCTATGTCGGCACAAAACAAATTACCATTGCTAAAATCAGCTTTCAAACTAATGGTGAATAAAATGCGTCCAGAAGATAAAGTAGCAATTGTAGTGTATGCTGGTGCCGCAGGATTGGTCTTAGAGCCAACTTCAGGCGACAACAAACAAAAAATAATGAACGCATTAGACAATTTACAAGCTGGCGGATCAACGGCTGGTGGACAAGGAATTGAATTGGCATATAAAATTGCGGTTGAAAATTTTATCAAAGATGGAAACAATCGTGTAATTATGGCAACTGATGGCGATTTTAATGTTGGACAAACGAGTACAGCATCTATGGAAAAATTAATTGAAGAAAAACGCAAATCTGGTGTATTTTTATCGGTATTAGGTTTTGGAATGGGAAATTATAAGCATGACAAACTTGAAGCGTTGGCAGATAAAGGAAATGGAAACCACGCATATATTGATACAATGCAAGAAGCACATAAGATTTTTGGGAAAGAATTTGGCGGAACATTATACACAATTGCGAAAGATGTGAAGTTGCAATTAGAATTCAACCCAAATATTGTTCAAGGATATCGATTGATCGGATATGAAAACAGATTATTAGCAGATGAAGATTTTAAAGATGACACAAAAGATGCTGGCGAATTAGGCGCAGGACATACAGTTACGGCACTATATGAAATCATTCCTGTTGGTGTGAAAACTGAATATTTGAAAAGTGTTGACGATTTAAAATATACCAAAACAACAACTTCAAGCGAATCATTCACGAAAGAATTATTAACTGTAAAATTACGCTACAAGAAACCAAACGAAGACAAAAGTCAAGAATTAAAAACGGTAGTTGAAAATGTATTGACGTCAAAATTATCAAGCGATTTCAAATTCACAGCTGCAGTTGCGCTGTTCGGAATGCAATTAAAAGACTCGGAATTTCACAATAATTCTAGTTTGGACAATGTGATCGCATTAGCAAAATCGGGCAGAGGAGAAGACAAAAGTGGATACAGAGCAGAATTCATCCGATTAGTGGAATCAAGTGTAACTAAGTAG
- a CDS encoding acyl-CoA carboxylase subunit beta yields the protein MDINFNKNEDHNKLLVSELRHRFAKVSLGGGQKRIDKHHSKGKMTARERIDFLLDTKKPSIEIGAFVGDEMYEEHGGCPSGGVVVKIGYVQGKQCIVVANDATVKAGAWFPITAKKNLRAQEISIENRLPIIYLVDSAGVYLPMQDEIFPDKEHFGRIFRNNAVMSSMGITQISAVMGSCVAGGAYLPIMSDEALIVDKTGSIFLAGSYLVKAAIGESIDNETLGGATTHCEISGVTDYKSKDDKDALTTIKNIVGKIGDYTPTGYNRVKAAKPKENPEEIFGILPKARHEQYDMKEIIKRVVDNSEFDEYKAGYGKSIITAYARIDGWAVGIVANQRKLVKTTKGEMQFGGVIYSDSADKATRFIANCNQKKIPLVFLQDVTGFMVGSKSEHGGIIKDGAKMVNAVSNSVVPKFTIIIGNSYGAGNYAMCGKAYDPRLIAAWPSAELAVMSGNSAAKVLLQIETASLKKKGEKITKEQEEELFNKIKSRYDRQISPYYAAARLWTDAIINPLDTRTWISMGIEAANQAPIEKPFNLGIIQV from the coding sequence ATGGACATCAACTTCAATAAAAACGAAGATCACAATAAACTTTTAGTATCAGAATTACGTCATCGCTTTGCAAAAGTGAGTTTAGGCGGCGGACAGAAACGTATTGATAAGCATCACAGCAAAGGAAAAATGACTGCACGTGAACGTATTGATTTTCTGTTAGATACCAAGAAACCTTCTATTGAAATTGGTGCTTTTGTTGGTGACGAAATGTATGAAGAACATGGCGGTTGTCCATCTGGCGGCGTTGTCGTAAAGATTGGATATGTACAAGGAAAACAATGTATTGTAGTTGCCAATGATGCAACTGTGAAAGCTGGCGCTTGGTTTCCAATTACCGCAAAAAAGAACTTGCGCGCACAAGAAATTTCTATCGAAAATAGATTACCAATTATTTATTTGGTGGATAGTGCAGGCGTTTATTTGCCAATGCAAGATGAAATTTTCCCTGATAAAGAACACTTCGGGCGAATTTTTAGAAATAATGCCGTGATGAGTAGTATGGGAATTACACAAATTTCTGCGGTTATGGGAAGTTGCGTTGCAGGTGGCGCATATTTACCAATTATGAGTGATGAAGCATTGATTGTTGATAAAACTGGAAGTATTTTCCTTGCTGGAAGTTACTTAGTGAAAGCTGCAATTGGCGAAAGTATTGATAATGAAACATTAGGTGGCGCAACGACGCATTGTGAAATTTCTGGCGTGACCGATTATAAATCGAAAGATGATAAAGATGCGTTAACTACGATTAAGAATATTGTCGGAAAGATTGGCGATTATACACCAACAGGTTACAATCGTGTGAAAGCGGCAAAACCAAAAGAGAATCCTGAAGAGATTTTCGGAATTTTGCCAAAAGCACGACATGAACAGTATGACATGAAAGAAATCATTAAACGTGTGGTTGATAATTCTGAGTTTGATGAGTATAAAGCAGGTTACGGAAAAAGTATTATTACCGCTTACGCTAGAATTGACGGTTGGGCAGTTGGAATTGTTGCCAATCAACGCAAGCTGGTAAAAACTACGAAAGGTGAAATGCAATTTGGCGGTGTAATTTATTCGGATTCAGCTGATAAAGCAACCCGATTTATAGCAAATTGTAACCAAAAGAAAATTCCGTTAGTATTTTTACAAGATGTAACTGGATTTATGGTTGGAAGCAAATCTGAACATGGCGGAATCATTAAAGATGGTGCCAAAATGGTAAATGCTGTGAGTAATAGCGTAGTGCCAAAATTCACGATTATTATTGGAAATTCATACGGAGCAGGAAATTATGCGATGTGTGGAAAAGCGTACGATCCACGATTGATTGCTGCTTGGCCAAGTGCTGAATTAGCAGTAATGAGTGGGAATTCGGCAGCAAAAGTTTTGTTACAGATTGAAACAGCTTCATTGAAGAAAAAAGGCGAAAAAATTACTAAAGAGCAAGAAGAAGAATTATTCAATAAAATTAAATCGCGTTACGACAGACAGATTTCTCCATATTACGCTGCTGCACGATTGTGGACAGATGCAATTATAAACCCGTTAGATACGCGCACTTGGATTTCTATGGGAATTGAAGCGGCAAATCAAGCGCCGATTGAGAAACCTTTTAATTTGGGGATTATTCAAGTGTAA
- a CDS encoding DoxX family protein: MKTQKIIYYVATGLLSMLMLFSAGMYILNNAEVSGMFTNFGYPTYIIYPLAIAKILGVIAIWQTKSQVLKEWAYAGFFFDLILAFFAHYMISDGEQGASIAGMVFLMTSYYLGKKIASN, from the coding sequence ATGAAAACTCAAAAAATAATATATTACGTAGCAACAGGATTATTATCGATGTTAATGCTATTTTCTGCGGGAATGTATATTTTGAACAATGCAGAAGTAAGCGGAATGTTTACAAATTTCGGATATCCAACTTATATTATTTATCCATTAGCAATTGCTAAAATTTTAGGAGTTATTGCAATCTGGCAAACTAAAAGTCAAGTACTAAAAGAATGGGCGTACGCAGGATTCTTCTTTGATTTAATCTTAGCATTTTTTGCACATTACATGATTAGCGATGGAGAACAAGGCGCTTCCATAGCAGGAATGGTATTCTTAATGACATCTTATTATTTGGGGAAGAAAATTGCAAGTAACTAA
- a CDS encoding NADPH-dependent FMN reductase translates to MKTIIAFAGSNSKTSINKQLATYAASLVENITVKVLDLNDYELPIYGIDEELENGIPETAEKFLKTVQEADGIVVSLAEHNGAYATVFKNIFDWMSRIDGKLWGNVPMLLMATSPGARGGQTVLDIAKGRFPYMGGNIVADYSLPSFNDHFIDGKIKDAGLLEKLQVEVAKFGTAVHKAS, encoded by the coding sequence ATGAAAACAATCATAGCATTCGCAGGAAGTAACAGTAAAACATCAATCAATAAGCAATTAGCAACGTACGCAGCAAGTTTAGTTGAAAATATAACGGTAAAAGTTCTAGATTTAAACGATTATGAATTGCCAATATATGGAATCGATGAAGAATTAGAAAACGGAATTCCAGAGACAGCGGAAAAATTCTTAAAAACTGTTCAAGAAGCAGACGGAATCGTAGTATCATTAGCAGAACACAATGGCGCATATGCTACGGTTTTCAAAAATATTTTCGATTGGATGTCACGAATTGACGGAAAATTATGGGGAAATGTACCAATGTTATTAATGGCAACATCGCCTGGCGCCAGAGGTGGACAAACGGTTTTGGATATCGCCAAGGGAAGATTCCCATACATGGGCGGAAACATTGTAGCAGACTATTCATTGCCAAGTTTCAATGACCACTTTATAGACGGAAAAATTAAAGATGCTGGTTTGTTAGAAAAATTGCAAGTAGAAGTTGCCAAATTTGGAACTGCCGTTCACAAAGCGTCGTAA
- a CDS encoding MarR family winged helix-turn-helix transcriptional regulator — MGDISKDIQSKFPSDKVKALINIKYTANWMNSKENEFFKPFGISPQQYNILRILKGAGKAIKVQEIKDRMIERAPNATRLMDKLCAKEHIERIPCPEDRRVVHIAITDNGLKLLLKIEQNNEGINLLKNLSKEEAIQLSYLLDKIR; from the coding sequence ATGGGAGACATTTCTAAAGACATACAATCAAAATTTCCATCAGACAAAGTGAAAGCTTTGATCAACATAAAATATACTGCAAATTGGATGAATAGTAAAGAGAACGAATTCTTCAAACCATTCGGAATCTCGCCGCAACAATACAATATTCTAAGAATCTTAAAAGGCGCAGGAAAAGCAATCAAAGTTCAGGAAATCAAAGATCGCATGATCGAAAGAGCTCCAAATGCCACACGATTAATGGACAAACTTTGCGCAAAAGAACACATAGAACGCATTCCATGTCCCGAAGACAGAAGAGTTGTTCACATTGCCATTACCGACAATGGACTCAAACTCTTACTAAAAATTGAACAAAACAATGAAGGCATCAATCTATTGAAAAATCTATCAAAAGAAGAAGCCATTCAACTAAGTTACTTATTGGACAAAATCCGATAA
- a CDS encoding pirin family protein: protein MKTLRNIAYKGNSDYVNMGGNLIRQPLPTQEIDKVDPFLLLHHYKYEVSPYSPGLSLSPHPHRGFEPVTFLFKGEQLHRDSLGNEGILEAGDVQWMTAGSGIIHDEGPSKNFTGTMEGIQLWVNLPKKHKMTTPKYQDIKAEQMPIISVENGKGSIKVVAGALNGHKGPVSTFTEINAFIANLEASGNITIPIPATHELLVYLLEGEAKVNNSETLEHGKLQMLTFKKDGEAITLEATKNSTILILSGEPIKEKIKSWGPYVMNSQTEIMEALRDYQDGKMGHLY from the coding sequence ATGAAAACACTACGAAACATAGCATACAAAGGAAATAGTGACTATGTAAATATGGGCGGAAACTTAATTCGTCAACCATTGCCAACACAAGAAATCGACAAAGTAGATCCATTTTTATTATTGCATCATTACAAATACGAAGTCAGTCCATACAGTCCAGGATTATCACTTTCGCCACATCCGCATCGTGGATTTGAGCCTGTAACATTTCTCTTCAAAGGAGAACAATTACACCGAGATTCACTCGGAAACGAAGGAATTTTAGAAGCTGGCGATGTACAATGGATGACTGCTGGAAGCGGCATTATTCACGATGAAGGACCAAGCAAAAATTTCACAGGAACGATGGAAGGAATTCAATTATGGGTAAATCTTCCAAAAAAGCACAAAATGACAACGCCGAAATATCAAGATATCAAAGCGGAGCAAATGCCAATAATTTCTGTTGAAAACGGAAAAGGAAGCATAAAAGTTGTTGCAGGAGCACTAAATGGACACAAAGGACCAGTTTCTACATTCACGGAAATCAACGCGTTTATCGCCAATTTGGAAGCTTCAGGAAACATCACAATTCCAATTCCGGCAACTCATGAGTTATTGGTTTATCTATTAGAAGGCGAAGCAAAAGTGAACAATTCAGAAACGTTGGAACACGGAAAATTGCAGATGCTCACTTTCAAAAAAGATGGCGAAGCAATCACGTTGGAAGCCACTAAAAATAGCACAATACTTATTCTTTCAGGCGAACCGATCAAAGAAAAAATAAAATCTTGGGGACCATATGTCATGAATTCCCAAACCGAAATAATGGAAGCCTTGCGCGACTATCAAGATGGAAAAATGGGACACTTGTATTAG